The sequence GGAGGGGGATTATCACCATCATTCTCCAATAAACATTTTGCGGTTTTCTAATTCAAAGTAGATCCGCTAGTTTTCTTTGTACATATGCGTTTCTGTTTTTTATTAGTGTGTGTCCAGAACTCAGTGTCATATGTTTAATACTTTAGCCATATGctcaccaaaataaataaataaataaatagcacGTTAGCCATATCCTTCAGGTCAGTTTTAAGTGTTCATTGACAAGGAATGGAATTGGGCAGGGTGCCCTCTTCCAGTAAAGCATTTTTTCCCGCATTATAGGTGGATTCTCataacataataattaattttgttctaTAAATGATACGGTTCTTCATAACCAGTTTTTCTCATGATGAATTCATGTCTTTAAACACATCCAACTTTGTTGTAGGATCCTTCAAGTCCCCACTGAAGATTTACTGCACTGTTTTGAGACAGAGCTACCCGAGAGTGTACAAAATATCTTGACATATGCTAGGCATTTTCTGGAATTTTGCTCGTATCAAGCACTTAATCTGTTGATTAAAAGTCCTGATTATTTGAGTGACAAGGAATTCCGTCATTTGACGTATGACATGATGCTTGCATGGGAAGCTCCTAATATTGAGAGTGAAACACCAGATAAAGTGAGACAgctcatattttttatccattgatatttgaaagatatattgaattatttattagagGATCCATTTGAAGAAAGCAGCTAAATCTTTCAGTTTTTAGGGTCTTGATAACCctgttttaaacttttttcaACTGTAGGAAAATGCTTCTTGTAGTAATGAGGAAGTAGAGGGTGACGATGGCTGGTcactattttattcaaattctaCGACTATGGCAATTCAGGTTCTTTTCATCATCAATCTCCTTGTTTCTCTGTCTGCAAGTAGCAGATTTTAGTGGTATCATGTGCATGAATATCAACATTTACTTGTGTTCTCTCCATCAGGTTGATGAGAAGAAAACTGTTGGTCGAGAGGCTTTTGCACGAATAGCTCCTGTTTGTGCTGTTGTTGCTGATATAATAACTGTTCACAATCTTTTCGATGCACTGACAAGTTCTTCAGGACATCgacttcattttcttgtatatgACAAATACATTCGAAGCCTTGACAAGTATGAGTTTGCTTCTTGAGTGGTATTAATTGTTTGAACTGTGAACTGAAGTTCTGAGTGTTATTAAAGCTGTTCTCAACTCACTCAGTATGTTGAAAAAGGTGAATGATTTGGTTAAGATATTTCCTggcactttctttcttttaacatGGTTGTAATTGCCACTATCAGTTTAGGCTTTCTTTACTTTATCCACACAATTTGAGTATATTGCTGATACAAGCCATCGATCATGATGGTAAGATGGGAACTAGAACAGACACCATTAACTTAGACAGAAGTGTAAACTTCATTTAATTTAAGATTCAAATTATTGTGTGCAATGAAAAGGGGGGATACAGAATGTTTGAATTACTCAAtctattagttaaaaaaaaaaaaaaaaaaaaactactcaaGAGTTAAGTAATTTCATATGGTTGGTTTAGAAGTCTTCAGATGAATATCACATGCAAATGATAGGaaaataaatgtattttgaAGATCAGTCATATATTGCTAAATTTTCTTTGATGGACTATCTCTCTTAAGGGGAAAAAATATGATACTGAAATTCAATTAATACTGTATCACAGCAGAAACTATGATCattagacaaaatttaaaatgaaatcagtccatttataaataatatgtttctTCTTCTGTGTTTGTGTTCTCTTAAGGTATTTTGACTCTATAAATGAATAGTAAgtactattttaatattaatcataCCATGACCCCTCCACAGAATTATCAAGTCTGCAAAAAATGCATTCGCCTCTTCAATTGGAAATCTTCATCTTTCTGAGGGGGAAATTGTCATTGATGTTGATGGTACTGTTCCGACTCAGCCGGTTCTTCAACACGTTGGAATCTCTGCATGGCCTGGTAAGTCATTGTGTTCCTGCTAGTGGAAAATCAACCTAGATGTCCACTGTTGAGTTGGAAACATAAGCCCCTGCCTAAATAGGATCCTAAGAAAGGAGAAAACCTCAATCCATGACACAGCACACTCCTCCATGTGATGCCTATGAGGCACCTATATGGCTGGTGTATCAGCAGTGTTAATATCCTGTGCATAATGCTTCTATAATAAGTGATGTTTTCTTAACATTATCTGGCCAGATTGTCCTCCAATCTCTATGGTACCTAATGACTTCTTAAAGCCAGGTCTCAGTCAGGGCAACATCAGCTTTTGCCCAAAGTTACCAAAagcttctatatattttttgtaaattcaaTGCTTATTTATATGATCTATAACTTTGTTTGCCCAATGTAGTAATGGACTGGTTAGGGTGATGAACTCAGTTAACCCAAAATTTCTAATCAGTAGTTTCTATCCAGACAATGTTGTGTATTGAATTTTTGTCTGCCCAGGGCGATTGACACTGACCAACAATGCTCTGTACTTTGAGTCATTGGGAGTTGGTTTATATGATCAAGCCATTAGATATGATCTGGCAACAGACATGAAGCAAGTCATAAAACCTGAGTTGACTGGACCGCTGGGTGCTCGTCTTTTTGATAAAGCTGTGATGTACAAGTCAACATCTATGTACGTTATCATACATAATCAAGAACTTCTCTATACATCTAAATCATTACCTTGCCCtgatttttagttttctttttctttgatacTCCCATTACAGAGCAGAGCCTGTTTATTTGGAGTTTCCTGAATTTAAAGGCAATTCTCGCCGTGACTATTGGTTGGATGTATGTCTTGAGATCCTGCATGCACACAGGTTTATTAGGAAACACAACTTTAAAGGGATTCAGAAATTAGAAGTACTTGCAAGGGCTATTATAGGCATACTCCGATTTCGTGCAGTTAGAGAAGCCTCCAACTTTTCCGCATCTCATTACAAAACCTTACTTGCCTTCAACCTGGCTGAAAGTCTTCCAGGGGGTGATACGATTTTGGAAACTTTGTCATGTCGCTTGGCACTTCTGAATGTTGGTGCCACCCATCATGATGGTACTGGGACTGCATGTGCAAAGCGATGGTCGACTCTGTCCCCGACAAAATGGCAGCCAACGTTGTCCCCAGTTTCACTTCTGACTCTAGATCGATTGGGATTCACATTACAAAAAGAGGCAAATCTAGATGGAGAAGTAGTAATGGTTGGAGAAGTTTGTGTCGGAGAGATAAATCCCTTGGAAATGGCAGTGAAACAGTCAGTATTGGAAACGGGGAGGGCTGAAGCTGCTCAGGCGACTGTGGACCAAGTGAAGGTGGAAGGAATTGATACAAATGTTGCTGTAATGAAGGTTAGTTATGATTATATTCCACCAGTAAcctaccgatcaaaaaaaaaattccaccagtaactttcttttatttccatTGGTTTTTGGTAAATATGAGGCAATGGGAAACATAGGAGAGAAAAAGGGGGAATGAGCTCAGAAGTTTTGAAAACAAGGAGCGTTCTCCGGACGAGCTAAGAAGTTTCTTCTTccatactttatttctttgggcatCTCTTGTGTACTTAATGGATATTGCTTCAATGACTTTCTTGTAACTCTTTCTAGCTTCTTTTTATGTAACTAGGTGTATGCTGTTTGTATACCttatgtgtacttgggctatgcctatttactactattaataaattgttGTCTTACATACTATCA comes from Juglans microcarpa x Juglans regia isolate MS1-56 chromosome 8S, Jm3101_v1.0, whole genome shotgun sequence and encodes:
- the LOC121243963 gene encoding uncharacterized protein LOC121243963, whose translation is MENANAKVVGILENLMRSHSYVFNRKRSNDSPPDSPDPIPQLSALANSVVFRCSKILQVPTEDLLHCFETELPESVQNILTYARHFLEFCSYQALNLLIKSPDYLSDKEFRHLTYDMMLAWEAPNIESETPDKENASCSNEEVEGDDGWSLFYSNSTTMAIQVDEKKTVGREAFARIAPVCAVVADIITVHNLFDALTSSSGHRLHFLVYDKYIRSLDKIIKSAKNAFASSIGNLHLSEGEIVIDVDGTVPTQPVLQHVGISAWPGRLTLTNNALYFESLGVGLYDQAIRYDLATDMKQVIKPELTGPLGARLFDKAVMYKSTSIAEPVYLEFPEFKGNSRRDYWLDVCLEILHAHRFIRKHNFKGIQKLEVLARAIIGILRFRAVREASNFSASHYKTLLAFNLAESLPGGDTILETLSCRLALLNVGATHHDGTGTACAKRWSTLSPTKWQPTLSPVSLLTLDRLGFTLQKEANLDGEVVMVGEVCVGEINPLEMAVKQSVLETGRAEAAQATVDQVKVEGIDTNVAVMKELLFPVIESARRLQLLASWEDPTKSTVFLVLTGYTILREWIRYMLPAIFFVMSILMLWRKHFNRGKTLATFRVTPPPNRNAVEQLLALQEAITQVEALIQAGNIILLKIRALLFAIPPQATDKVALLLVFMAAAFAFVPLRYVVLLVFLEFFTREMPYRKESSDRWVRRVKEWWVKIPAAPVQLLKVDDDKKKK